GGCACTTTCCCGGCAATAGGCAAGACGGCTCATCAAATCTTCGCCGTACGCGATTTGGGGGTTCATCCTTGCCTCGGAACCAATAGTATCGCCGGATTCGAGATCCACCAGGAAAGCGGCGATTTTCGTTGTTCCAAGGTCTACGGCAAGGCCTAGAGAACGAGGCGCTGGAAACACGTCAAATCTGTTGATAATCTCCCGGTCTTGCAAAGTTACTGTTGTTAACTGTCTTCCGTGCTCTTTAGGAATTTCCTGCCGCAGAAGCTCCATATCGATCGTCGGATTCTCGACATTGTGTTCCGACTCCAGCTCACGGACGATCTGCTGCCAGGTAGAAACCGGATGATGGATGGCGGGAGCTTCGGTTGAAATAACATACCGCCGACTGGCAGGCTCCACTTCGATTTCGTAATCCAATCCTTCAAGCTGCAAATTCTGTTTTCCAACCAGGGATTCCGGCGGAATCTCGATCTTCACCGGGCCGAGAACTTCGGTCTGACAAGCCAGGCGAACTCCCTGGTTCAACTCGTCCGCAGACAATAATTTCGTTTCCGATTCGGTAGGCTCGTTTACTGTCCCTTCCAGGAGGCGAATCCTACAGCGCCCGCATTGACCTCTTCCTCCACAGGGAGCTGTCATGATTTTCTGATCCTGAAAAACAATGAGCCTGGCAGCATCCAACACGGTCATATGTTCCTGAACGTCGACGCGACGTCCGATGGGCTGAAACTCTACGCAAACACTCAAATTACGTTCTCCCTTCTATCGCTCCCAAGCAAAACCGGGGAAACCTCCCTATATGGAGTGTTTCCCCGAGCAATTAAGCTTCTATTTTGCGCTATTATACGATGGGATTGTATATTTTCCACCCTTTATTTCTCTTTGTATCCGCGTCGAATTAAAGGTCGGAGACAAGACCGACTTTTTCAGCTCTGAAACAGACTGCAATCTTCATACTCTGTAGCGACACATTCTGTGAAGTGCGCATTGCCGGCACGACTGCTCTTTTGACCATGCGGGCATCGCGGGTCCTATTCCCACAACGAAAGCAGACGTTTTTTGAGGAAGCATGAAATAGCTTGAAGTGAGTTTCACGCCGATTTCTTCAGCAGGTAAAACCTGGAAAAGCAATCCGAGGTTCTGTATCGGTAAGCCGGGCGTGCCAAAGAAGAGGGGACCTCCCGCGGTCAGGTTAGCGCCCGCTGCATGGGAACAGAGCAATTGACTGACTTCTGCGGCCAGGCTATCCACAGCCGCACTACCGATACCATCAAGAATGAGTGATTTCAGCAGATCCTTTTGCCTGTATTTAACGGCAGCCTCTTCCAACTGCTCGCCGATAGTGCAAATTGCCAGTCCGATATGCGTTGCATCTGGCGCTTTACGCTGCAACAGAGTTCCACATAAAGTTATGCCTCCGGCTAAAACTACTTGGTTGGGGGAGACCTCAAGGATTTGCAGGACCCGAGTGACAGCCCGTGCGCGAATCAGAGTTCCCGACTGAACTTCTCCTGCTATCTTATCAAATTCCGCCAGGAGAATCGGAGCGACCGGCCTTTTTCGACCGGTCATTCCTGTGCGTCGCAACATCTCGTCTCTGTCAAGGTGGACGGACAAATCACCAAAAATCCTGATTTCGCAGAGACGTTCAATCGCTTTATCGATATCGTCCATACTCTTTCGAGGTCTCCATCCAAGCAGCAACGTTTTCCGGCCTCGCTTCATCGATCAGGGCAGAGGCGCTCATGATATATCCTCCGCCATCTCCGCAAACATCGATAAGCTTCTTCGTGTGCTCTTTCACCTGTTCCACAGTTCCTGTTGCCAACAGTGAATTAGGGAAATTGCCCATAATGCATACCGTATCGCCCAACTTCTTCTTGGCTTCAAAAATGTCAGTTCCCTCGAAATGGTAGATACAGGTTCCCGGAGGGACATCCTTTATAATATCGAGTCGTTTGTTGTACAAACCTTCGATCAGAAGGTACGGGTTACAACCACCTTCCACCAGATCGACGATCAACTTCTGCAAACTCGGCCAGTAGAACTCTTTGAAGTGTCTCACGGACATGAAGTTGTCCGTTCCCTTGTGCAGCGGAATGAACACTCTTGGATTCTTCTTTGCTTTGGCTCCGTTGATGCCCAGAGTACTCATGAATGGAGCTAACTGATCGACTGCCCGTTTCAATTTGTCCGGCTGCGTGAGAAGATCGGTTGCCGCTCCTGTTGTTCCTCGGAGATTGTCGGCAACGAGATCGTAAGGCGCTAGTACAGTCTGTTCCTTGATCGAGGGAAATCCCGAAGCAACAAGCTCCTGAGCAAAGGCTCCATAGATTTTTACCCATTGCGCCTGTTTCTTGGAAATATTCAAGAGGGTTTCCAGAGCCAGTTGGACTTCAGGGTCTGCGAAAGCCGGAAGCACTGCCGGCCAAACATAGCCCAGCGTCGCAGTGACCAAGGGTGGCAGTTTGGCAAGCCCTCGAAGATTTCCTGCCAATCGAGGAAGAAGCTTTCGCAAATAGAACTCCGAAGGATTATGAAAGAGCTCCTCGTATTCCTCCTCCCGCATGTATTCCGATTCGACGAATTGGAACGACTGGTTGTCCGGAACCCCGTGTCCCGGCCATTTCATAGCCAGGAAATCGAGTCCCGAAAGCACTTCATCCATGGCATATATAGTGAAATTGACGCTGTACGTGGCGTCAGGTTCGAAATCGTAAATGGTGCGGCGCCATGCTTCCAGAGCTTTTTCCGGATTTACGTACGCTTCTCTGGGCGAGATTCCGGAATAGTAGCAGTTGAAGAAAGCGAACAAGGGTACTACGGGAACCCGATCCGGTTCCCTGAGGGCGATCGCGTCCAGAAGTCTCTTTTCTCTCTCCTGATATTTCTGTTCATTGCTGGATTTCATACATATGCTCCTTCCCTGAATGTCTCAACGATGATGAGCGATCAAATGTCTTTCGTCGCCTGTAAGGACGCTCAGGGTTCTACCTTTGGTTTCGGGTCCTTGATGATGATCCCGGTGATAATGCCGATGACGGCCAGGGCTACAGACGTGAAAATGGCGTACTCGTACGACTTTGTGAGTGTTCGGATATAGCCACCCAAGTAGGGTCCGATAATCGCACCCACCATGAGGGGTGTTGTTGCAATCCCGTAATTCGTTCCGAAATGCTTGCTGCCGAAGCTTGAAGCAATCAATGAGGAAGCAATGGGAACGGAGCCGCCAAAAGCTGCACCGATGAGGACTACTGCCGTCAAAAGGGCAGCATATCCGAATGGGCCCACCAACAAGCCTAGACAGAGGAGCCCCGCCAACATGACGACTCCAGTGATAGTCATGGTGTGGTTGCGCCCCAGCTTGTCCCAGAGGAGGCCTACCGCGAGACGGCCGAGCCCGTTGCATACCGAGAAAACGCCCATTGCGAAAACGGCTGAAGCTGTAGACACTCCGCCCTCCACCGCGAATGGAACGATGTGACCGATAATCATGAGGCCGCCTGTGAGAATAACCAAATGGAATGTCCACCAGATCCACCACGTGGAAGTGTGAAACATTTCTCGCCAGTCGTAGTCTTGCGCCTTGCGGGCAGGACCCGCAGGACCGGCCTGTTGCATTCCTGCCGGAAGCCATCCGACGGGCGGATACTTCAGGAATTGAGCCCCCAACAAACAGAACACCAGGCTCAGGATAGCGAATAACTTGAACGCCCATTCCCAGCCGACTTTGATGATGATGTACCCGGCCGTGGACCCAAGCACGAATGCTGCAAGTCCGAAGCCCATCACGAGAATTCCTGAAACAAAGCCTCGACGATCTGGGAACCATCTCATGGCAGTCGCCATTGGAGCAATGTTTGCGTATCCGATGCCGAACCCGCAGAGTACGCCGTACGAAATGTACAGATGGATGAGGCTATCCGTCAGGGAGGCAAGAAAAAACCCCACAGCAAGCACTATTGAGCCTATGCTTACGACAACCCGAGGTCCTTTCTTATCGGTATGTTTACCGCCTGCAATCATTCCCACGACGAAGAAGATTATGGAAAGGGTAAATGCAAGTGATGTCTGGGCTCTTGTCCATCCGAATTGTTTTTCCAGAGGAATAACAAAGATCGACCAGGCATAGAGCAGACCGAGAACAAGAGAAATAAGGAAGCCTACGATTACGTAAAGCCAACGATTAGCCCCTTCAGCAGTTCTGTCGACAGGAGCCGAGTTGATTTGTCTTGATGCCATTGGTTGGGATGACATAATTTTTATCTCCTCGAAAGGTTTATTGCGTTTTTTCTCTATGGCTCACTCCGGACTTTACCGGCAGTCATTTTCCTGCTCCGTTTATCCATTGTTCGCACAAACGCACGGCATCCATGGCGTCATTGCCGTATGCGTCGGCTTGTGTATATTCTCGGATGTGGTCGTCAATCTGACCTCCTCCGATCATGAATTTGATTTCACGAATATTTTCCTCACGAATCGCGGCAATCGTGTCCTTCATGGGATCGTAGGCCAAGGTAAGAAACCCGCTGAGGCCAATCACATCCGGCTTGAAATCCCGGGCCGCCTCCACGAATCTTTCATTGGGAACGTCCACGCCGAGATCCAAGACCTCGTACCCGTTGATATCCAACATTGTCACGACAATATCTTTGCCGATGTCGTGGATATCCCCTGCCACGGTTCCGATGATCACTCGACCCTTTTTGGGGCCTTCTGAGGTTCCGTCTGAAAGGTAGGGTTTCACGGCATCGGAAATTTCCTTGAGCATCCTTCCCGCAAGAATGAGTTCCGGGACAAAGTACTCTTCAGTCTCGAACAGACGGCCCACTTCAGTCATTGCTCGTCGTGAAGCATCCAAAATCAGCATGGGATCTGTTCCGGACGAAAGCGCTTGCTCAGTGAGTGTCTTGACCCTGTCTTTCTTCATCCCTACGAGGGATTCGACGATATCTTCCAGGACGTTGCCTTCTGATTCTTCGGCAACAGTCTCTGCTTTGCTCGCCTGTTTTTCCTGATCCGATGCGGAAATAATCGTGGAATCGATAACCCCGGCCTGCTGAAGAGTAGTGATCAATCCCTGTAATGCACGGGAAATTGTCTCTTTGTACGATCCGGAAACACCCTTGGACGAACCGATGTGTCCCTCGCGAAAAGCCTGGTTAAAGTTCATGCAATCCGGATCTTGACCGAGAACCATTTCAGCCGAGTAGATGATGTTTCGTAGTTCCCTGTCATTGGGATCTACGATTGCACTGTCCAATCCCGCTCCAATGGCTAGCGCGGCAAACGCCTGATTAATAATTCCTCTGGATGGCTGGCCGAAAGAGATATTGCTCAGACCGCACGTGAGATGTATGTTCGGAAACTCCTGCTTGATCCGGCGAATCGTCTCGAATGCAACAATCCCGCTCTGATTGTCGGTCGCAATGGTGGTGACGAGAGGATCGACATAAAGCTGAGCTTCAGTCAGCCCGTTTTCCACGCATAACCCGACCAGACGGCGAACTATCTCGAGCCTGTCTTCAGCAGTCTTGGGAATTCCATTGTCGTCGAGTGCCAGTACAACCAGATCGGTCCCGTATTGGGAAGCAAGTGGAAGAACTCCCTGTATGCGGGCCTTTTCTCCGCTCAACGAGTTAATCATCGGCAGTTTCTTTGCCGCGGTTATTCCTGCCAACAGGGCCTTCGGATTCGCACTGTCGATGCAGAGGTTGGTATCGGTGACCTCCTGGACTGTATTCACCAACCAGGTAATGTCATCCGGCTCCGAATCCGGATGCGTCCCGGCATTGACGTCCAGAAAGTGAGCGCCACCTCTGACTTGTGATAGGGCAAGATCCTGGATGAAGCTCGAATCCCTTTTCTTGATAGCTGCGGCAACTGCTTTACGCGTGCCGTTTATCTTTTCGCCAATGATGATCATGCGTCCTCCTGAGGAGATGGATTGTCAACCGCCTGACGCGGAAGTGTAGAAGGGGGAGGTCGGATCCGCTGCGGTTCGAGGCGAGAAGCAGGGGCATAAATCCGACCGGTTGTCTGATATCTCTCGCTCGTTCACGGCGGTATCGTCACCGCAGCGCTGCCCTTGCCGAATAGGAGAGACAAGAAACATGCCATTCCCCGAGACCGGCTATTTATTTGATTTCATGGATCAATATTTGGGCACCGGAGGGAGAAGTCGGAATTTGGAATTATGATATTTAGCAACGTCACGTTATTTGGTAAGATCTGCAGCTACAGCGAGGAGTCAAACATGCAACATCCCTTTGGTCACCCTGATGAATGGACGGAAGAGCGCAGGCAGGTGATAATTCTCGCATCACTCATGCCACCCCCCATTTCATTGGACTTGCTCACAACAGTCACGGGCTTTTCACCAATCAAGGTTCTGAAGATTCTGGAAGAGCTGACAAATCAGGGGATCTTGCGATTATATGAGCCTGCAGGTCTTGGACATTATTGTTTTTCCGATCCCACCATGCCGGATACCACTCTGCGGGGCCTGGACAAGACTACCGTACGCGATCTCGCCCAGCTCCTCATACAGCACGTTTCAGGTTTGAACCTGTCTCCGGACGTGATTTCGCTATTCATCGCCAATGTATATTTTGTGTCCGAGTTGGAGAACAAAGCACTGGAACACATTCTGTGCGCAGCCAATTACTGTTTTCAGCATGGAGCCAACGAAGCTGCTGCTGTCTATTACAGAATGGCCCTGGATACCTGCGAACAGTCCGATCAATCGACAAAGATCGAAGAGTTTCTGATAGATTCAGCAGTAGGGTTGATATCGGCTCAGGGGCATTGCATGCCTCTGAGCGAACAACGAGACACGCTGTTGAAGGCACAGGTTTGCGCCCGGAAGCTCAGCGATCGAATTCGTTTGTGCAAAATAGACCTTCTTCTCGGGGAAATAGCAAAATCAGCCGGAAACTATTCAGCAGCCGGGGACCTCTTTGAAGAGGCATGGAATTTCGCCACACTGCTCAATGATGACGAGATGAGGAAAAAAGCTGCTCTGGTTACGGCGGATTTTCTCTTTTGGCAGGGGAAAGTTGCAGAAGCAGTCGCCCGCTATGAGGACGCGATTGGCGATCTCGAGCAGTTTCCCTCTGATGAAGCCACTCTCCGTGCATGCACCACCCTGGGATGGTGTTACGCTATCTGCGGTCAACCTGCACGAGGATTGGGGCTCATTGAAGCAGTTCGGCAAAAGGCGACGAGCCTCGGTTTTCGACAAGCCGAAATGGACGCCGGCGTCAGAAAAACGCTCACCTTGTTGGATTCCGGATATATTGCGGAAATGGAAGTGGTGCTTCAGGACGTTTTCAAGAATTCGGAAGAAGACTTGGGAAATTATCGCCTGTGGGCATGCTATGCCGCTCATGCGTATGCGCTCTATACCAAGGGCGATCTGGAAGGTTGCTTCAAATTTCAGAAGAAAGCCTACGCCAAGTCAAAGGCCGTAGGTTGGTTTCATCATCGCGGCCCATTCAATTTCGAGTACATGGATGCGTTGGAAGAAGCCGGGATGATTCATCCCGAGATGAACTATGAATCTGAGCTGGAACGTGTAGCGAATTGGCCGGACTTCTACATGCAGGGAGTCGGAATGCGCTATCGGGCGCTCAGATTGCTGAAACAAGGCGGTCCCACAGAACAGGCGCTCTACTATCTTGAACAGAGCAGCTCGGTTTTGAGCGGAGTGGGAGCAGATTTAGAACTGGCCCGAACGAAAATTGAGCTTGCCCGGCTGTATCTTCGAGGATCTGAAAATGAGCTTTCCAGAAAACTGTTGAAGGAGGCGTACAAAGTCCT
The sequence above is a segment of the Desulfomonile tiedjei DSM 6799 genome. Coding sequences within it:
- a CDS encoding vitamin B12 dependent methionine synthase, which translates into the protein MDDIDKAIERLCEIRIFGDLSVHLDRDEMLRRTGMTGRKRPVAPILLAEFDKIAGEVQSGTLIRARAVTRVLQILEVSPNQVVLAGGITLCGTLLQRKAPDATHIGLAICTIGEQLEEAAVKYRQKDLLKSLILDGIGSAAVDSLAAEVSQLLCSHAAGANLTAGGPLFFGTPGLPIQNLGLLFQVLPAEEIGVKLTSSYFMLPQKTSAFVVGIGPAMPAWSKEQSCRQCALHRMCRYRV
- a CDS encoding uroporphyrinogen decarboxylase family protein; translated protein: MKSSNEQKYQEREKRLLDAIALREPDRVPVVPLFAFFNCYYSGISPREAYVNPEKALEAWRRTIYDFEPDATYSVNFTIYAMDEVLSGLDFLAMKWPGHGVPDNQSFQFVESEYMREEEYEELFHNPSEFYLRKLLPRLAGNLRGLAKLPPLVTATLGYVWPAVLPAFADPEVQLALETLLNISKKQAQWVKIYGAFAQELVASGFPSIKEQTVLAPYDLVADNLRGTTGAATDLLTQPDKLKRAVDQLAPFMSTLGINGAKAKKNPRVFIPLHKGTDNFMSVRHFKEFYWPSLQKLIVDLVEGGCNPYLLIEGLYNKRLDIIKDVPPGTCIYHFEGTDIFEAKKKLGDTVCIMGNFPNSLLATGTVEQVKEHTKKLIDVCGDGGGYIMSASALIDEARPENVAAWMETSKEYGRYR
- a CDS encoding L-lactate MFS transporter, which translates into the protein MSSQPMASRQINSAPVDRTAEGANRWLYVIVGFLISLVLGLLYAWSIFVIPLEKQFGWTRAQTSLAFTLSIIFFVVGMIAGGKHTDKKGPRVVVSIGSIVLAVGFFLASLTDSLIHLYISYGVLCGFGIGYANIAPMATAMRWFPDRRGFVSGILVMGFGLAAFVLGSTAGYIIIKVGWEWAFKLFAILSLVFCLLGAQFLKYPPVGWLPAGMQQAGPAGPARKAQDYDWREMFHTSTWWIWWTFHLVILTGGLMIIGHIVPFAVEGGVSTASAVFAMGVFSVCNGLGRLAVGLLWDKLGRNHTMTITGVVMLAGLLCLGLLVGPFGYAALLTAVVLIGAAFGGSVPIASSLIASSFGSKHFGTNYGIATTPLMVGAIIGPYLGGYIRTLTKSYEYAIFTSVALAVIGIITGIIIKDPKPKVEP
- a CDS encoding dihydropteroate synthase — translated: MIIIGEKINGTRKAVAAAIKKRDSSFIQDLALSQVRGGAHFLDVNAGTHPDSEPDDITWLVNTVQEVTDTNLCIDSANPKALLAGITAAKKLPMINSLSGEKARIQGVLPLASQYGTDLVVLALDDNGIPKTAEDRLEIVRRLVGLCVENGLTEAQLYVDPLVTTIATDNQSGIVAFETIRRIKQEFPNIHLTCGLSNISFGQPSRGIINQAFAALAIGAGLDSAIVDPNDRELRNIIYSAEMVLGQDPDCMNFNQAFREGHIGSSKGVSGSYKETISRALQGLITTLQQAGVIDSTIISASDQEKQASKAETVAEESEGNVLEDIVESLVGMKKDRVKTLTEQALSSGTDPMLILDASRRAMTEVGRLFETEEYFVPELILAGRMLKEISDAVKPYLSDGTSEGPKKGRVIIGTVAGDIHDIGKDIVVTMLDINGYEVLDLGVDVPNERFVEAARDFKPDVIGLSGFLTLAYDPMKDTIAAIREENIREIKFMIGGGQIDDHIREYTQADAYGNDAMDAVRLCEQWINGAGK
- a CDS encoding sigma 54-interacting transcriptional regulator; this encodes MQHPFGHPDEWTEERRQVIILASLMPPPISLDLLTTVTGFSPIKVLKILEELTNQGILRLYEPAGLGHYCFSDPTMPDTTLRGLDKTTVRDLAQLLIQHVSGLNLSPDVISLFIANVYFVSELENKALEHILCAANYCFQHGANEAAAVYYRMALDTCEQSDQSTKIEEFLIDSAVGLISAQGHCMPLSEQRDTLLKAQVCARKLSDRIRLCKIDLLLGEIAKSAGNYSAAGDLFEEAWNFATLLNDDEMRKKAALVTADFLFWQGKVAEAVARYEDAIGDLEQFPSDEATLRACTTLGWCYAICGQPARGLGLIEAVRQKATSLGFRQAEMDAGVRKTLTLLDSGYIAEMEVVLQDVFKNSEEDLGNYRLWACYAAHAYALYTKGDLEGCFKFQKKAYAKSKAVGWFHHRGPFNFEYMDALEEAGMIHPEMNYESELERVANWPDFYMQGVGMRYRALRLLKQGGPTEQALYYLEQSSSVLSGVGADLELARTKIELARLYLRGSENELSRKLLKEAYKVLSGVNEELFPYELRPYLDGESDHDRIIRVLTDFGNAVGTVRDRKKLLEKIIRLLTRLTLAGRGGFFIAGQDGKPELVASRNLDKTMVESSLFRSSYELILNAFNADLPTNRANKIDDRSDARSGDRMGWALCRPVVLQDQILGVIYLDNTLVDLSPPETELAFLEVILNHVAVALDNAQAYEEIIHLKERLEDENRFYRIEMESSANLVSIMGKSQGIQRVLSQIRQVAPTNTTVLVYGETGVGKELVARAIHNSSSRRGGPFISVNVASLEFGVISSELFGHEKGSFTGAMRTRRGRFELADGGTLFLDDIDNLPLEIQAKILRILQEKEFQRVGGDKTIYSDFRLIAATNQNLEELIRKDQFRSDLYYRLNVFPIHVIPLRDRLDDIPLLAAFFMEKYAAKLGKKILGISKKNMQKLLAYPWPGNVRELEHIIERAVILSEHEHLLVPDLVSGGGHPSTQDQLLPFREMEKIHILESLRRCNWRVSGKGGAAELLDLRPTTLYSKMKKLGISKNLSYE